From one Pedobacter faecalis genomic stretch:
- a CDS encoding M1 family metallopeptidase has product MLNKTTFVLVALCVMGLNAAAQSGLKSNYDPHAAFSPLFYTQNGNEYRSASGYPGPKYWQNRADYAISAELDDVKHMVTGSVTITYQNNSPDPLPYLWLQLDQNLFSEESRGNALIPAGSRYGARGEKLDGGYTIKRLTVLQKQKAVKFTSVIEDTRMQIRLDQPLSASGDVITIKMDFSFIVPVNGSDRMGHLSTKNGEIYSIAQWFPRMSVYDDVLGWNTLPYWGAGEFYCEYGDVDFSVTAPASHIVMGSGELLNPQDVFTPVQLERWNAAKDSDKKVTVRTAGEVNEKSSRPAKEKLTWKFRMKNTRDVAWGSSKAFILEAARINLPSGKKSLAVAAHPVESNGNDGYGRAVEYVKASVEHYSQKWFEYPYPMAINVASNVGGMEYPGIVFCGWQAKNEDAWGVIDHEFGHTWFPMIVGSNERKYGWMDEGFNTFINGLSSAAFNNGEYKPEKLDMHKVAEYLAQPELEYIMLTPDAMVERNIGNNLYSKPGWGLEILRNEVLGADRFDYAFRKYIEQWAYKHPTPVDFFRAIENGAGEDLSWFWRGWFMSNWKMDQAVVDVKPAKGGEAGGYDIMVANLEQLPMPVILQVKMKSGKTDIVRLPVDVWMRNKIWTVKYPAAEEVVSVVLDPEKVLPDMNTANNSWKKN; this is encoded by the coding sequence ATGTTGAATAAGACAACCTTCGTATTAGTTGCACTATGTGTAATGGGCCTGAATGCTGCTGCGCAATCCGGACTAAAAAGTAACTATGATCCTCATGCGGCATTTAGTCCGCTCTTTTATACGCAGAATGGGAACGAGTATCGTTCTGCGAGTGGGTATCCCGGTCCGAAGTACTGGCAGAACCGGGCCGACTATGCGATCTCTGCTGAGTTGGATGATGTGAAACATATGGTGACCGGATCGGTCACGATCACCTACCAGAATAATAGCCCTGATCCGTTGCCTTACCTATGGCTGCAACTGGATCAGAATTTGTTTTCCGAGGAGTCGAGAGGAAATGCCCTGATTCCTGCCGGAAGTCGTTACGGTGCGAGAGGAGAGAAACTGGATGGAGGATATACGATTAAGAGGTTGACGGTTTTACAGAAACAAAAGGCGGTTAAATTCACTTCTGTTATAGAAGACACCAGGATGCAGATCCGTTTGGATCAACCGCTTTCGGCATCCGGTGATGTGATTACCATTAAAATGGATTTTTCTTTTATTGTCCCGGTAAACGGATCGGACAGGATGGGGCATTTGTCGACAAAGAACGGGGAGATATATTCGATTGCCCAGTGGTTTCCAAGGATGAGTGTTTATGATGATGTACTGGGATGGAACACTTTGCCGTACTGGGGTGCAGGGGAGTTCTACTGTGAATACGGAGATGTGGACTTCAGTGTTACAGCGCCAGCCAGTCATATTGTGATGGGATCGGGGGAGTTGCTGAATCCTCAGGATGTATTTACCCCGGTTCAGCTGGAGCGATGGAATGCGGCAAAAGACAGTGATAAGAAAGTGACGGTGCGTACTGCAGGGGAGGTAAATGAGAAATCTTCGAGGCCGGCGAAGGAGAAGCTTACATGGAAGTTCCGCATGAAGAATACACGTGATGTGGCCTGGGGTTCTTCGAAGGCGTTTATTCTTGAGGCTGCAAGGATAAATCTTCCAAGTGGGAAGAAGTCGCTCGCCGTTGCAGCGCATCCGGTGGAAAGTAATGGTAATGATGGCTACGGACGCGCCGTGGAGTATGTGAAAGCTTCCGTGGAACATTACTCGCAAAAATGGTTCGAATATCCTTACCCGATGGCTATAAATGTGGCAAGTAACGTTGGTGGGATGGAATATCCGGGTATCGTTTTTTGTGGATGGCAGGCAAAAAATGAGGATGCCTGGGGTGTGATTGATCATGAATTTGGTCACACCTGGTTTCCCATGATTGTGGGGAGCAATGAGCGTAAATACGGCTGGATGGATGAGGGCTTTAATACCTTCATCAACGGCTTGTCTTCTGCGGCATTCAATAATGGAGAGTATAAACCTGAAAAACTTGATATGCATAAGGTTGCTGAATATCTCGCGCAGCCTGAGCTGGAATATATTATGCTTACGCCAGATGCGATGGTGGAACGCAATATTGGTAACAACCTGTACAGTAAACCAGGCTGGGGACTTGAAATACTTAGAAATGAGGTTTTGGGGGCAGACCGTTTTGACTACGCCTTCAGGAAATATATTGAGCAATGGGCATATAAGCATCCTACTCCGGTGGATTTCTTTCGCGCTATAGAAAACGGTGCAGGTGAGGATCTTTCCTGGTTTTGGAGAGGTTGGTTTATGTCGAACTGGAAAATGGATCAGGCTGTTGTAGATGTGAAGCCAGCCAAGGGCGGTGAGGCAGGTGGGTATGACATTATGGTCGCTAATCTTGAGCAGCTGCCGATGCCTGTCATATTGCAGGTAAAAATGAAAAGTGGGAAAACTGATATTGTCAGGTTGCCGGTTGATGTTTGGATGCGAAATAAAATATGGACGGTGAAATATCCTGCTGCTGAGGAAGTGGTGTCGGTGGTTCTGGACCCGGAAAAGGTTTTGCCTGATATGAATACTGCAAATAACAGCTGGAAGAAGAATTAA
- a CDS encoding LytTR family transcriptional regulator DNA-binding domain-containing protein, with the protein MTRLKEITKIELIAFNACVVLALLFSSAQAISDHYSIRDHVYFNNFWLTLFFSHMVTSVCYLLLCLHVQPQMEQEEQKPSNAVILTLSTRLPFNDMLNSMPLKSFVRIHRTYAVARDRITKFDKYQVWLGTQPLPVGQTYSQSLQTLIL; encoded by the coding sequence ATGACCAGATTAAAAGAGATCACCAAAATAGAATTAATCGCATTCAATGCATGCGTTGTGCTCGCACTATTGTTTTCGAGCGCCCAGGCCATAAGCGACCACTACTCCATCAGAGACCACGTTTACTTTAACAACTTTTGGCTAACGCTTTTCTTTAGCCATATGGTGACCAGCGTTTGCTACCTTTTGCTGTGCCTGCATGTCCAGCCGCAAATGGAACAGGAAGAGCAAAAACCATCAAACGCCGTAATCCTGACCCTTAGTACCCGCCTACCCTTTAACGATATGCTCAATTCCATGCCCCTTAAGAGTTTTGTCCGCATTCACAGAACCTATGCCGTAGCAAGAGACCGAATCACTAAATTTGACAAATACCAGGTATGGTTAGGAACGCAGCCCCTTCCCGTCGGACAAACATATAGCCAGTCGCTACAAACACTCATCCTGTAA
- a CDS encoding response regulator has protein sequence MVNLSFKQQVFTGFAISLLFVLLSAITSYVSIDVMKKDIKWQTHTYDVINLVKEVETQVLNAETGMRGYVIAKEKKYLIPYNNSADKILPTVKKLRQLIQENPEQVRLADSLYMRALDKVNEMKLVLKLHEEQGSAASSARVMSGTGQLYKNRIFNISQRMISEEYKLLAKRTAATESSSKRSGLIVLVSALIIFGLILFLFSYIKRTFDQQKLTEEHIRESNLRLEKISADNEQKNWLLRGAGAVNVAMRGEQELNELGDRITTAVCKHIEAQVGCIFVSSGSGEDFTFSGGYACNIADTEKVYHMGEGYIGQCARDQQLKILSNLPSGYLNISSGLGQTDPRNIVIVPVLFQNKTIAIIELGMIASPDEAVLAFLNNITENIGIALNSAMARIRMKALFDQTQSQAEELECQQEELRTANEELTHKSEQLQASEEELRVQQEELRQTNAELEEKARQLEEQNLVVNQAREAMSLKARELELSSQYKSEFLANMSHELRTPLNSILILAKILKENRSENLNNEQIKYAGVIHNAGSELLTLINDILDLSKIESGKIELSIEQVPLQNVKSDIESLFTEVANSKKIKFNTSISPDLPTTILTDDLRLQQIIKNLLSNAFKFTPEEGEISLNIGRPEQTEFFSSNLSNAGENVIAFSVKDTGIGISHDKQQLIFEAFKQADGSTSRKYGGTGLGLSISKELAFVLGGELRVMSEPGKGSIFTLYLPETAPHQVQSDDPSDQAAGEMLLNTKIHLEHATQQTPQVRRILIIEDDQVFADILKSYAEERGFEAILAHSGDEGLNRAQKLLPDAIILDIMLPVMDGWTVLKKLKSDPATKHIPVHIMSAGDEKENLAQQKGAVGFLKKPVEKEELDVIFSKLTTFATNQPRKVLLIEDQEVQSEILARQLQQREAEVYPAYTGKEALELLSQHAFDCIILDLKLPDISGFDLLDQIKAKAQQVPVVINTSMELTDDQMTRILKYTDALVLKSSKSNDRIIDEISLFMNKLDATDKFPSSTKHQQPVSTLEKALKNKKILIADDDMRNIFALSSALQGYELQIAIAHNGVEAIRKLKDHPDTDLVLMDIMMPEMDGYEAMRTIRADKTYERLPIIALTAKAMKSDRDKCLEAGANDYISKPVDIDKLVSMLRVWLS, from the coding sequence ATGGTAAACTTATCCTTTAAGCAGCAGGTCTTTACAGGTTTTGCTATCTCATTATTATTCGTTCTGCTTTCGGCAATTACGTCCTATGTCAGTATTGATGTGATGAAAAAGGATATAAAATGGCAAACACATACGTACGATGTGATCAATCTGGTAAAGGAAGTCGAGACACAAGTCTTAAATGCCGAAACGGGGATGAGAGGATACGTCATAGCCAAAGAAAAAAAATACCTTATCCCCTATAATAACAGCGCAGACAAAATCCTGCCGACGGTTAAAAAGTTGCGCCAGCTTATTCAGGAAAATCCAGAACAGGTCCGTCTGGCCGACTCCCTTTATATGCGTGCACTGGATAAGGTCAATGAGATGAAACTTGTGCTGAAACTTCATGAGGAGCAAGGCTCGGCGGCGAGTTCGGCACGCGTGATGTCGGGAACAGGCCAGCTCTATAAAAACCGGATATTCAACATCAGCCAAAGAATGATCTCGGAGGAATACAAGTTATTGGCTAAGCGAACGGCAGCAACTGAAAGCAGCAGTAAAAGAAGCGGGCTCATCGTGCTCGTAAGCGCTCTCATTATTTTCGGACTCATCCTCTTCCTTTTCTCGTATATCAAGCGCACGTTCGATCAGCAAAAACTTACGGAGGAACATATCCGTGAGTCTAACCTCAGACTTGAGAAGATCTCGGCCGACAATGAGCAGAAAAACTGGCTGCTCCGGGGTGCCGGCGCGGTCAACGTAGCAATGCGCGGAGAACAGGAGTTAAACGAGCTTGGTGACAGGATCACCACAGCCGTGTGCAAGCATATAGAAGCTCAGGTAGGATGTATCTTTGTATCGTCTGGATCAGGTGAGGATTTTACATTTTCAGGTGGCTATGCCTGCAACATCGCCGACACCGAAAAGGTATACCACATGGGGGAAGGATATATCGGACAATGTGCACGTGACCAGCAGCTAAAAATTCTATCCAACCTGCCTTCGGGTTACCTGAACATAAGTTCCGGGCTAGGTCAAACCGATCCGAGAAATATTGTCATAGTGCCCGTTCTTTTCCAGAACAAAACGATCGCCATTATCGAACTTGGAATGATCGCTTCGCCCGATGAAGCCGTACTAGCCTTTCTGAATAATATCACAGAGAACATCGGTATTGCCCTCAATAGTGCCATGGCCCGAATCAGAATGAAGGCATTGTTCGACCAGACCCAGAGTCAGGCGGAGGAACTCGAGTGCCAGCAGGAGGAATTAAGAACAGCCAACGAAGAACTTACACACAAATCTGAGCAACTTCAAGCATCAGAAGAAGAACTGCGGGTTCAACAGGAAGAACTGCGGCAAACCAATGCTGAACTCGAAGAAAAAGCTCGTCAATTGGAAGAGCAGAACCTGGTCGTAAACCAGGCCAGAGAGGCAATGAGTTTAAAGGCCCGGGAACTCGAACTTTCCAGCCAGTATAAATCAGAATTTCTGGCCAACATGAGCCATGAACTCAGAACGCCTCTGAACAGCATTCTCATCCTAGCGAAAATCCTTAAAGAAAATCGCTCAGAAAATCTCAACAACGAACAAATCAAATATGCCGGGGTGATCCATAACGCAGGCAGTGAGCTTCTTACACTGATTAACGACATCCTCGACCTGTCAAAAATCGAATCAGGTAAAATCGAGCTTTCCATAGAGCAAGTTCCATTACAAAATGTCAAAAGCGATATTGAATCATTGTTTACAGAAGTGGCCAACAGCAAAAAGATCAAATTCAATACAAGTATATCACCCGACCTGCCCACAACTATACTTACCGACGATCTCCGCCTGCAGCAAATCATCAAAAACCTACTCTCAAATGCCTTCAAGTTTACCCCGGAGGAAGGCGAAATCTCGTTAAACATCGGGCGGCCCGAACAGACAGAGTTTTTCTCGTCGAACCTCAGCAATGCTGGAGAAAATGTGATCGCATTTTCAGTTAAAGACACTGGCATTGGCATATCTCACGACAAGCAGCAACTTATCTTTGAGGCCTTTAAGCAGGCCGACGGATCTACGAGCCGCAAATATGGCGGTACGGGGCTGGGGCTTTCCATCAGCAAAGAGCTTGCATTCGTGCTGGGAGGCGAGCTGCGGGTCATGAGTGAACCGGGCAAAGGAAGCATTTTCACACTGTATTTGCCTGAAACTGCACCGCATCAAGTTCAGTCAGACGACCCTTCTGACCAGGCTGCCGGTGAAATGTTGCTAAATACCAAAATCCATCTTGAGCATGCTACACAGCAGACACCGCAGGTACGGCGGATACTGATTATTGAGGACGATCAGGTCTTTGCTGACATCCTGAAAAGCTACGCCGAAGAAAGGGGGTTTGAAGCTATACTTGCACATAGTGGCGATGAAGGCTTGAATCGCGCACAAAAGCTTCTTCCTGATGCCATCATTCTTGATATTATGCTTCCCGTAATGGATGGCTGGACGGTTCTTAAAAAGCTTAAGTCCGACCCAGCCACGAAACACATCCCGGTACATATCATGTCGGCCGGAGACGAGAAAGAAAATCTGGCACAACAAAAAGGTGCCGTTGGTTTTCTGAAAAAACCTGTGGAAAAAGAAGAGCTTGATGTTATATTCAGCAAACTAACAACATTTGCCACCAACCAGCCACGCAAAGTGCTTCTTATAGAAGATCAGGAAGTGCAAAGCGAAATACTTGCCCGACAGCTTCAGCAACGTGAAGCTGAAGTCTATCCGGCTTATACCGGTAAAGAGGCCTTGGAACTGTTGAGCCAACATGCCTTCGACTGCATTATCCTCGATCTGAAGTTACCTGACATCTCTGGCTTCGATCTGCTTGATCAGATCAAAGCCAAAGCACAACAGGTACCTGTAGTTATCAATACCTCTATGGAACTGACCGATGATCAAATGACCCGTATTCTTAAATATACGGATGCACTGGTCTTGAAATCATCAAAGTCGAACGACCGGATTATCGACGAGATCAGCTTGTTCATGAACAAACTGGATGCTACCGATAAGTTCCCATCCAGCACCAAGCATCAGCAACCGGTCTCCACGCTCGAGAAAGCACTAAAAAACAAAAAGATTCTGATCGCAGACGATGACATGCGAAATATTTTTGCACTATCCAGCGCACTACAGGGTTACGAG
- a CDS encoding arsenate reductase — MNDKNVTNDLINVTNMGYFCPMIIYGIPNCNSVKKAITSLDKHGLAYTFHDFKKKGVTAEKLNRWCDVFGWEKVLNKKGTTWRKLSAEEQAGVGDQESAIALMLGHSSLIKRPVLEVAGEPALIGFDEGAYVALKKN, encoded by the coding sequence GTGAATGATAAAAATGTGACGAATGACCTTATAAATGTGACGAACATGGGCTATTTTTGCCCCATGATCATTTATGGAATACCAAATTGCAACTCGGTGAAGAAGGCGATCACGAGCCTTGATAAGCATGGGCTGGCATACACTTTTCATGACTTTAAAAAGAAAGGCGTGACTGCGGAAAAATTAAACCGGTGGTGCGATGTCTTTGGCTGGGAGAAGGTGCTCAACAAGAAGGGGACGACCTGGAGAAAACTGTCGGCCGAGGAACAAGCAGGGGTCGGCGACCAGGAGAGTGCTATTGCTTTGATGCTTGGGCATTCGAGTTTGATTAAGCGTCCGGTACTCGAGGTAGCGGGAGAACCCGCACTTATCGGCTTTGATGAGGGCGCGTACGTTGCACTTAAAAAAAACTAG
- a CDS encoding VF530 family DNA-binding protein — MTSSEQKNNPLHGKTLEFILKQLVWHYGWAELGSMVRIDCFLNNPTMNSSLKFLRKTDWARKKVEKLYVNTFH, encoded by the coding sequence ATGACTTCGTCTGAACAAAAGAATAATCCGCTTCACGGAAAAACGCTTGAGTTTATTCTGAAGCAGCTGGTGTGGCATTATGGCTGGGCGGAGCTGGGTTCGATGGTCAGGATCGATTGTTTTTTAAATAATCCGACCATGAATTCCAGTCTGAAATTCCTTCGGAAAACCGACTGGGCCCGCAAGAAGGTGGAGAAGCTTTATGTGAACACTTTTCACTAA